From the Vicinamibacterales bacterium genome, the window CGCGTCGAGCCTCGCCCCCGCCTGGATGAGCTCTTCGGCGACGTCTGGGGCCCCGTATTGTGCGGCTTCGTGAAGGGCGTTTCTCGAGCGACGGTTCAGACGGTTCGGATTGGCTCCCGCCGCGAGCACAACCGCCGCAACCGATACCTCGCCGAGGCGCGCCGCATAGTGCAATGCCGTTCCGGCCGGACCGATGATCGCGTCGGGATCCGCTCCTTCGTCGAGCAGCCGGCGCGTGGTTTCCGGAAAACGACAGACCACGGCATCGAGCAGCGCGAGGCGCGCACCCTTCCGCCGAAGCAGGCGCACGACTTCCGTTCGACCGCGGAGCGCCGCGATTTGAAGCGGAGTCCGATGGCGACGATCGGTGGCGAGGAGGTTCGCGCCGTGGCGCAACATCGTCGCGACCACAGCAAGATCGCCATGGCGTGCGGCCAGGTGCAGGGGAGAGTCGCCCTCATCGTCCTGCACGTTCACGCCGGCGCCGCGCTGAAGCAGGAACTGCAGGAGTCGGCGGTTCCCGGTCGCGAGCGCGACATGAACCAGCGTCCGACCGAAGGGGTCTCGCAGGTTGAGGGAGTCGGGCCGGTCCTCGACCAGGCGCACGACCCGCTCGGCATCTCCTCGAAGTGCGGCGGCAAACACCTGCGGCACAGTCCGTTGGCGGTGAAACCACCCGGGTGCCGGGACAGCCTGTTCGTGCGCGCCATCAAGCATAAGATCCTCTCCTTGCGGATTAGACGAAACCCGGGCGAGGAAGACCTTACGTTCTGGTTCGATTTGCGCGATAAGTGCACCGGGTGTGGGCACTCGTGCGTCCGGAGGAAATTCGAAGGTTACGCGAAGAGCGGGCGCCCGCGTCGCGCCGAGGGGTCCTCAGTACAGCAAAGGAATGAGTCTCCGCACGCGCCTTTGATAGGTGCGGTAACCCGGGAACCTGTCTGCCAACCACCTCTCCTCACGGCGTGACTTCAGATCGAGGAACACGAAGAGCACGACCGCGTACCCCACCGTCAGCCAACTGCCAACATACAGCGCCCAGCCGAGGGCGAGGACCATCCCTCCGAAGTACATCGGATGGCGAACAAGCGCGTAGGGGCCGGTATCGATGAGCGTCGCACCGTCCTTCGGGTAGGGCAACGGCGTCAAGCCTGGGCCCAGCCTGATGATGCCCGCGATGAGGAACCCGGTCCCGGCAATCATCAGGACGAGACCCAGCGTGCCGCAGGCGCGCGGGAAGGGAAACATCGGCAGGGCTCGGTCGGCAAGCGTGCGGGGTCCGAAGAAGACCAGCGCGATCAGGGCGACCTGGACCACGACAAGCCATTCGCCGCGGGCTCCCTGCCACCAGCGTTCGTGATTGTCAGCCATCAGCGTGAGCCCTTCGCAATCTGGACACGGATCTTCTACACCTCGCCGTGTCGCTGGTCAACAGGCGGAGACAGATCGTCAGGATGATCCTGCGCGCGGGCGTCGCGCTGGCCGGCGCCGCACACGCACCGCCGACGCCGCATCGACCTGGCCCTGTCCTCGGTGTTCGCGGTATGCTTCGCGCGCCACGAGAACGCTCTGCCTTTTCGCGCCGATCGGAGGTTCGCCATGCGGGTTCGCCATCTCGTCACCGTCTTCCTCGCAGTCCTGGTCTGCACGGTCACGGCAGCCGGCCCCCGTCCGCTGAAGGTCCTTGTCCTGTGCGACATGGAAGGCGTGTCGGAAGCCACCAGCCTCGCGCACACCAACTACAACACGCCCGAGTATCAGGAGGCGCGAATCTCTCTCACAGCCGATGTCAACGCGGCGATTGCCGGCCTGAAGGCCGCCGGCGTCGGCGAGATCGTCGTCGTCGACGGCCATGGATCGGGCAACACCGTCGAGCCGGACGTGTTCGAGAACAAGCTGGTTGCGCCAGCCAGGATGATCTCGAGGAACGCACCGTTCGACATCTACATGGACAGCTACGATCACTCGGTCGACGCCGTCGTGGCGATCGCCATGCACGCCGGCGCCGGTAACCGGTCGGGCTTCCTGTCCCACACGTACAGCGGCGTGGCGGTGGACTATCGGGTGAACGGTGCGCCGTTCAACGAAACGATGATCCTTGCCATGGGTGCTGCGCGGCTGAAGATCCCGATCGTGGCCGTGAGCGGCGACGACCAACTCGAAAGGGAGCTGCGACGGAACCTGCCGTGGGTCCAGTACGCCATGGTCAAGCACGCCGTCGACCGCACCAGGGCCGAACCGCTGGCCCGCGATGAGATCGACCGGCGCATCACCGCCGCCGCCCGCGCTGGCATCGAGAAGCTCGATGCGGCGCGCCTCCCCGACGTGGGTGGGCCGTATCGATTCGCCTTGACCTTCCGAGACGAAGCCGAGACCACCAACGCCGCACTCTTCCCCGGCGCCGACACCGCGCTCAACGCACGAACCGTGCAGGTGCGTGCGAACGACTTCGAGGAAGGTTATCGCAAGAGCCTGCGCCTGCTCGGTCTCGCTGGTGCCGCGGCGCGCGAGACGGCGCTGCAGGCCGTGATGGCAACGGCACCGGATGCGGCCGCGTGGCGGGCTCGAATCGGTGAGTGGAACGGCGAACGCTTCCTGGATCGCGTCTCGCCGCCCGTCGCCTCCGCGCCGACCGGAAAGCCCCGCTATTGGGGCGCGCGGTAAGCGAGCGAGCCGGCGTGGTATGCTGCGAAACGCTCGCCATCCACCTGCATTCGGAGGTCTACCGTGCTGCTGCGTCGACCGTCACCCTGGGCGCTGCTCCTCGCCCTGTTCCCGTGTCTGGTACTCGCGCAGTCGTCCGGACGACACTCCGCGGCACCAGCGAAGGCCCCCGCCGCCGTCACGGCGCCGGTGGCCGCACTGACGTCACCGCCGTCCTTGTCCGATCGGTTCCCCGGCCTCGAGTTTCGGAGCATTGGTCCGTTCCGCGGCGGCCGGTCCGTGGCCGTGACGGGCGTTCGTGGCCAGCCCCTGGTCTACTACTTTGGAGCCACCGGAGGCGGTGTCTGGAAGACGACCGACGGTGGTGCTTCGTGGCAGAACGTGTCCGACAAGTTCTTCAAGACCAGTTCGATCGGCGCCGTGGCCGTGGCCGACTCCGACGCCAACGTCGTCTACGTCGGGACCGGAGAGACCGCGATTCGCGGCAGCACGAGCTCGCACGGCGACGGTGTCTACCGGTCCACGGATGGCGGCGCGACGTGGACGAACGTCGGTTTGTCCGACACGCGGCAGATTGCCCGCATCCGGATCGATCCCCGGAACCCTGACATCGCATTTGTCGCGTCCCAGGGCCATATCTGGGGCCCCAACGACGCGCGCGGCGTCTACCGCACGCTCGACGGCGGGAAGACCTGGAAGCACGTTCTCTACGTCGACGACAAGACCGGCGCGTCCGATCTGGCGATGGATCCGACGAACCCGCGCATCCTGTATGCCGCGTTCTGGCAGGTCTACCGCAAGGCGTGGACGCTGCAGAGCGGCGGGCCGGGAGGCGGGCTCTACAAGTCGATCGACGGGGGCGACACCTGGAAGAAGCTGGCCGACGGCCTCCCGGAAGGTATGGTCGGCAAGTGCACCGTCACGGTGTCTGCGGCCAGGCCGTCCAGGATCTGGGCAATGGTCGAGGCCGAGAAGGGTGGCTTGTACCGGAGCGACAACGGCGGCGAGAAGTGGTTGCTCGTCAACGCCTCCCACCGAGTACGCCAGCGGGCGTGGTACTACTCGGGCGTCTATGCCGATCCTCGCAACGACGAGATCGTCTACGCGCCCAACATCTCCTTCCTGAAGTCAATCGACGGTGGCAAGTCCTTCTCGAGCATCCGCGTCCGCCATGGCGACACGCACGATCTCTGGATCGATCCCGACAATCCCTCCCGGATGATCCTCGGCGACGATGGCGGTGCGGAAGTGACGTTCAACGGCGGGCAGAGCTGGTCATCGGAGGACAACCAGCCGACCGCGCAGATCTACCGCGTGACCACTGACACGAGATTCCCGTACTGGATCTACGGCTCGCAGCAGGACAACACCAGTATCGCGATTCCGAGCGGCGTGCGCGGCGCGGGCATCGTCCGGACCGACTGGTACGACGTGGCAGGCGGCGAATCGGGTTGGATCGCCCCCGACCCGCGCAATGCGGACATCGTCTTCGCGGGCGGGTACGGTGGATCGATCACACGCTACGACCGCCGCTCGGGAGAAGCGCGGGAAATCGTCGCGTGGCCGCAGGTCATCGACGGCCGCGCGGCGCGCGACCTGAAATACCGATTCCAGTGGACGGCGCCGATCCTCCTGTCCCCGCACGACCCGGACACGCTGTACCACGCAGCTCAGGTACTCCTGAAGACGCGAGATGGCGGACAGACGTGGCAGGAGATCAGTCCAGACCTCACCCGCAACGACCGTGCAAAGCAGGACTACAGCGGCGGCCCCATCTCACACGAGTTCACGGGGGTCGAAACCTACGACACCATCTTCTACGTGGTGGAGTCACCGCACGAAGCGGGCACCATCTGGGTGGGAACAGACGACGGGTTGGTGCAGATCACGCGCGACGGGGGGAAGACCTGGCAGAACGTGACGCCGCCGGGCATTCCCGAGTGGATCCGTATCAACGCGATCGAGGTGTCGCCACACCACAAGGCGACCGCCTACGTCGCCGCGATGATGAACCAGCACGACGACCTCCGCCCCTACATCTACAAGACCACCGACTACGGCAAGACCTGGACGAAGATCGTCACCGGCATTCCCGACACGACGTTCGCACGCGTCGTGCGCGAAGACACCGAACGGGCCGGGCTCCTCTACGCCGGGACCGAGACCGGCCTCTACATCTCGTTCGACGGCGGCGCCAATTGGCAGCCGTTCCAGCGCAACCTGCCTGTCGTGCCGATCACCGACATGACGGTCAAGCACGAGGACCTGGTCGTGGCCACGGAAGGCCGCTCGTTCTGGATCCTCGACGACGTGACGCCGCTCCGCCAGTGGAAGACCGAGATCGGGCAGTCGCCGGCATACCTGTTCGCACCTCGTCCCAGCCATCGTCTGCCTGGCGAGCCCTCGCCACGGCCCGACGTGGGCAAGAACCGGCCGAACGGCGTCATCGTGAACTTCTGGCTGAAGGAGAAACAGAAGAGCGATGTCCCGGTCACGCTCGAATTCCTGGAGGGATCGACCGTGCTTCGCACGGTCTCCAGCATCGCCAAGCCGGTGGACGATGAACTGGCGGAGAAGGGAGATGAGGACGAGGAGGGAGAGAAGCCGCTCGAACCGGTGGCCGGGGTGAATCGGTACGTCTGGAACCTGCGGCAGACCGTGCCGAACCTCCTCATGCCGCGATACACGTTTGGCGATTTCCCGCCGCAGGGCATCCGGGTG encodes:
- a CDS encoding ankyrin repeat domain-containing protein encodes the protein MLDGAHEQAVPAPGWFHRQRTVPQVFAAALRGDAERVVRLVEDRPDSLNLRDPFGRTLVHVALATGNRRLLQFLLQRGAGVNVQDDEGDSPLHLAARHGDLAVVATMLRHGANLLATDRRHRTPLQIAALRGRTEVVRLLRRKGARLALLDAVVCRFPETTRRLLDEGADPDAIIGPAGTALHYAARLGEVSVAAVVLAAGANPNRLNRRSRNALHEAAQYGAPDVAEELIQAGARLDALDANGDSPLDLAVAYGHADVARRLAARRAPTTEVQPPSVSTFPPFVHRVVFPYSNRTSIGVCVSAGDPLLVDPGWLRTLHPLAAWLRERGYGQPRVVINTHDHPGHTEANVLAAADTIIVRGPRLPYLASAGIVQRREFPGDARRGKGRLWGYLLPFDGEQIWLFPCFGLHSSSDLLVYFAMSGVLFVGDVWAPGGDGSPRAPSELVRNLLRALPPGVSVVQGHGPEVAAAAALESLH
- a CDS encoding isoprenylcysteine carboxylmethyltransferase family protein; protein product: MADNHERWWQGARGEWLVVVQVALIALVFFGPRTLADRALPMFPFPRACGTLGLVLMIAGTGFLIAGIIRLGPGLTPLPYPKDGATLIDTGPYALVRHPMYFGGMVLALGWALYVGSWLTVGYAVVLFVFLDLKSRREERWLADRFPGYRTYQRRVRRLIPLLY
- a CDS encoding M55 family metallopeptidase translates to MRVRHLVTVFLAVLVCTVTAAGPRPLKVLVLCDMEGVSEATSLAHTNYNTPEYQEARISLTADVNAAIAGLKAAGVGEIVVVDGHGSGNTVEPDVFENKLVAPARMISRNAPFDIYMDSYDHSVDAVVAIAMHAGAGNRSGFLSHTYSGVAVDYRVNGAPFNETMILAMGAARLKIPIVAVSGDDQLERELRRNLPWVQYAMVKHAVDRTRAEPLARDEIDRRITAAARAGIEKLDAARLPDVGGPYRFALTFRDEAETTNAALFPGADTALNARTVQVRANDFEEGYRKSLRLLGLAGAAARETALQAVMATAPDAAAWRARIGEWNGERFLDRVSPPVASAPTGKPRYWGAR